A region from the Campylobacter subantarcticus LMG 24377 genome encodes:
- a CDS encoding phosphoribosyltransferase — MYYYAYEEFQKEIIPFTRKIKEEFNPDVLLAIARGGMTLGHFLAEGMGNRNLFSLNSIHYEDTQKLDTIKIFNIPDLSTYKKILLVDDIIDSGETMIEIKRVLMEKYPHLELKVASIFYKSSALLIPEFYIKEAKEWIEFFWNIKF, encoded by the coding sequence ATGTATTATTATGCTTATGAAGAATTTCAAAAAGAAATTATCCCTTTTACACGTAAAATTAAAGAAGAATTTAATCCAGATGTTTTGCTTGCTATAGCAAGAGGTGGTATGACTTTAGGGCATTTTTTAGCTGAAGGTATGGGAAATAGAAATTTATTTTCTTTAAATTCAATTCATTATGAAGATACGCAAAAATTAGATACGATTAAAATTTTTAATATTCCTGATCTTAGTACATATAAGAAAATTCTTTTAGTAGATGATATTATTGATAGCGGTGAAACAATGATAGAAATCAAAAGAGTTTTAATGGAAAAATACCCTCACTTAGAGCTTAAGGTTGCGAGTATTTTTTATAAGTCATCAGCCTTGTTAATTCCTGAATTTTATATCAAAGAAGCTAAAGAATGGATAGAATTTTTTTGGAATATTAAATTTTAG
- the mqnE gene encoding aminofutalosine synthase MqnE has translation MQTIIEKLENQERLNEKEANKLWDLELFTLGKYAQRIRTNLHEKKVYFNINRHINPTNICADTCKFCAFSAHRKNPNPYTMTHEEIMKIVDETVQRDTKEIHIVSAHNKNTSWQWYLEIFKMIKEKYPFLHIKALTAAEIDFLSRTFGMSYEEVIKKMLEYGVDSMPGGGAEIFDEEVRKKICHGKVSSENWLKIHKLWHEKGKQSNATMLFGHIESRENRINHMIRLRELQDQTGGFNAFIPLVWQQDNSFITGKKPLGSVEILKTLAIARIVLDNIKNIKAYWATMGINLAMVAQDFGANDLDGTIEKESIQSAGGAKSSNGLSMKTFVEMIQSSGYIAVERDSLYNELRTYQG, from the coding sequence ATGCAAACAATTATAGAAAAACTTGAAAATCAAGAAAGATTGAATGAAAAAGAAGCAAATAAGCTTTGGGATCTTGAGCTTTTTACTTTGGGCAAATACGCACAAAGAATTCGCACGAACTTACACGAAAAAAAGGTTTATTTTAATATTAATCGTCATATTAATCCTACTAATATATGTGCAGATACTTGCAAATTTTGTGCTTTTTCAGCACATAGAAAAAATCCTAATCCTTATACTATGACACATGAAGAAATTATGAAAATTGTTGATGAAACGGTTCAAAGAGATACCAAAGAAATTCATATTGTTTCAGCACACAATAAAAATACATCATGGCAGTGGTATTTAGAAATTTTTAAAATGATTAAAGAAAAATATCCATTTCTGCATATTAAGGCTTTGACTGCTGCGGAGATAGATTTTTTAAGTAGAACCTTTGGTATGAGTTATGAAGAAGTAATCAAAAAAATGCTTGAATATGGCGTAGATTCTATGCCGGGTGGTGGAGCTGAAATATTTGATGAGGAAGTTCGAAAAAAAATCTGCCACGGTAAAGTAAGTAGCGAAAATTGGCTAAAAATTCACAAACTTTGGCATGAAAAAGGTAAGCAGAGTAATGCAACTATGTTGTTTGGGCATATAGAAAGTAGAGAAAATAGAATTAACCATATGATTAGATTAAGAGAACTTCAAGACCAAACGGGTGGATTTAATGCCTTTATTCCTTTGGTTTGGCAGCAAGATAATAGTTTTATCACAGGAAAAAAACCTCTAGGTTCAGTAGAAATTTTAAAAACTTTAGCTATTGCAAGGATAGTGCTTGATAATATCAAAAACATCAAAGCTTACTGGGCGACTATGGGTATAAATTTAGCTATGGTGGCTCAAGATTTTGGTGCAAATGACTTAGATGGTACTATAGAAAAAGAAAGTATACAAAGTGCAGGTGGTGCAAAAAGTTCAAATGGACTTAGCATGAAAACCTTTGTGGAGATGATTCAAAGTTCAGGTTATATTGCTGTAGAGCGTGATAGTTTGTATAATGAGTTAAGAACATATCAAGGATAA
- a CDS encoding NCS2 family permease translates to MDFFKLKEHKTDVKTEIYAGIATFLAMIYIIPVNANIMSNSGMPLEALIVATALVTIIATTFSALFSNTPVAMSVGMGLNAYFTFSVCNTYQVPWQSALGAVFLSGVIFTLLSFTNFRIWVIKSIPNDLRKAISAGIGTFIAFMGLVQMGIITKNEATLVGLGDFSSTKVLFGLFGLFLVFVFWAWRIKAAFILAVFVSALCAWIFGIDGAQFPEQILSLPVISGDNGLSAIFGKLDIQGALELSMIPVVLTFFVTQLFDSVGTITGVGSRGKIFDDPKQGEKKLGKTLGADAASSAMGAVVGTSTVTAFVESSAGVEAGGRTGLTALVTAICFVFTLFLLPVFKAIPANSIYPILVLVGVLMFMEVASINFKDKAIAVSAFFIIIMMPLTYSITTGFAFGFIAYLLMRLMQKELDKINLGIIVLSAISLLVFLLQFL, encoded by the coding sequence ATGGATTTTTTTAAACTTAAAGAGCATAAAACTGATGTAAAAACTGAAATTTATGCAGGTATTGCTACTTTTTTGGCTATGATTTATATCATACCAGTAAATGCAAATATTATGAGTAATTCAGGTATGCCACTAGAAGCTTTGATTGTTGCAACAGCTTTGGTGACCATTATAGCAACGACTTTTAGTGCTTTGTTTTCTAACACTCCTGTGGCTATGAGTGTGGGTATGGGTTTAAATGCATACTTTACATTTAGTGTTTGCAATACCTATCAAGTTCCTTGGCAAAGCGCTTTGGGTGCGGTATTTTTATCAGGTGTTATTTTTACTTTATTATCTTTTACTAATTTTAGAATTTGGGTTATTAAAAGTATACCAAATGACTTAAGAAAAGCAATATCAGCTGGCATTGGGACTTTTATTGCTTTTATGGGTCTTGTACAAATGGGAATTATCACTAAAAATGAAGCAACTTTGGTGGGGTTGGGAGATTTTTCAAGTACTAAGGTGCTTTTTGGTCTATTTGGCTTGTTTTTGGTTTTTGTTTTTTGGGCATGGAGAATTAAAGCAGCGTTTATTTTAGCTGTTTTTGTAAGTGCTTTGTGTGCTTGGATTTTTGGTATTGATGGAGCGCAGTTTCCAGAACAAATTTTATCTTTACCTGTGATTAGTGGAGATAATGGTTTGAGTGCAATTTTTGGTAAGCTTGATATCCAAGGTGCATTGGAGCTTAGTATGATACCAGTGGTATTGACGTTTTTTGTGACACAATTATTTGATAGTGTAGGTACTATTACTGGTGTAGGTTCAAGAGGGAAAATTTTTGATGATCCAAAGCAAGGTGAGAAAAAATTAGGTAAAACCTTAGGGGCTGATGCAGCAAGTTCAGCTATGGGTGCAGTAGTTGGAACTTCTACTGTAACTGCTTTTGTGGAAAGTTCAGCAGGGGTAGAAGCAGGAGGTAGAACAGGTCTTACAGCTTTAGTTACTGCTATATGTTTTGTTTTTACTTTATTTTTATTGCCTGTGTTTAAAGCTATTCCTGCAAATTCGATTTACCCTATTTTAGTGCTTGTTGGGGTTTTGATGTTTATGGAAGTTGCAAGTATTAATTTTAAAGATAAAGCGATTGCAGTGAGTGCGTTTTTTATTATTATTATGATGCCACTGACTTATTCTATTACTACAGGTTTTGCATTTGGTTTTATTGCGTATTTATTGATGCGTCTTATGCAAAAAGAACTAGATAAAATTAATCTTGGTATCATTGTTTTAAGCGCGATTTCGCTGCTAGTATTTTTATTACAATTTTTATAG